Proteins encoded within one genomic window of Companilactobacillus sp.:
- a CDS encoding DUF561 domain-containing protein, giving the protein MNITKLLNIKYPLIQGSLARISRHELVSAVSNAGGLGILTSVGMDQAELRAQIDTIRNETDQPFGVNLMLQQPNIPELVEVLVEKRVPVVTTGAGTPAPYFEALHENGTKVIPVIPNVEIAQKMEQLGVDAVVAEGMESGGHIGQMTTMTLVPQVADAVNIPVIAAGGIADRRGVAAALVLGAQGVQVGTAFLAAEETPISSIYKQMVISANDNSTAITGITLGDPVRSLKNPLVEKIVQLEQSGSTKQQLRDLLDGSLKKAVYDGDAADGSFMAGQIAGEVNEIKPAAEIISEMFS; this is encoded by the coding sequence ATGAATATAACAAAATTGCTAAATATCAAATATCCCTTGATCCAAGGTTCGCTAGCTCGAATTTCTCGACACGAACTTGTTTCTGCAGTCAGCAACGCTGGAGGTCTGGGCATTTTGACTTCTGTGGGCATGGATCAAGCAGAATTAAGAGCACAGATAGATACGATCAGAAATGAGACTGATCAGCCATTTGGCGTAAATTTAATGTTGCAACAACCCAATATTCCAGAATTAGTTGAGGTCTTAGTTGAAAAAAGAGTTCCGGTTGTTACAACCGGTGCAGGAACGCCAGCTCCTTATTTTGAAGCCTTACACGAAAATGGCACCAAGGTAATCCCAGTGATTCCAAATGTAGAAATTGCTCAGAAAATGGAACAATTAGGCGTTGACGCTGTAGTAGCTGAAGGGATGGAATCAGGCGGACACATTGGTCAAATGACAACCATGACGTTGGTTCCACAAGTGGCTGATGCTGTAAATATTCCCGTTATAGCTGCCGGTGGCATCGCTGACCGACGTGGAGTCGCAGCTGCTTTAGTATTAGGAGCTCAAGGAGTTCAAGTAGGAACCGCCTTTTTGGCCGCTGAAGAAACGCCAATTAGTTCGATCTACAAACAAATGGTCATTTCTGCAAATGACAATTCAACGGCAATTACTGGAATCACTTTAGGAGATCCAGTTAGAAGCTTGAAGAACCCGTTAGTTGAAAAAATTGTTCAATTAGAACAATCAGGTAGCACGAAGCAACAACTGCGTGACTTGCTAGATGGTTCTTTGAAAAAAGCTGTTTATGATGGAGATGCAGCCGATGGATCATTTATGGCTGGCCAAATTGCTGGTGAAGTAAATGAGATTAAACCTGCAGCAGAAATAATTTCTGAGATGTTCAGCTAG
- the xylB gene encoding xylulokinase: MSYVMGIDLGTGSVKVSVMDKAGKTVAQESSNLTLVQEQPGYSEQNPEDWVTATTVAIVNLALKDHVNLQDVEGVSYSGQMHGLVLLGADQQVLRPAILWDDTRTTEQCKEIMDICGQDFVKITKNLPLEGFTLPKILWVKENEPQLFAQAKTFLLPKDYLRYRMTGDLSMEYSDAAGTVLLDVVNKTWSKEVCDKLGLDIGLCPKLVSSLDQVGTISEHYAQYSGMSTSTKVFAGAADNAAGAIGSDIMDPNKVLISTGTSGVVLRYEDKPNDYQGQLHFFNHAIPDKFYSMGVTLAAGHSLKWLYQTFGGEEDSLDAFVKTANDAPVGAHGLIFTPYIVGERTPYADSKIRGSFIGVSSINTKADFVRSVLEGVIFSYQDLLNIYHEHGQHFDTVYSIGGGAKSPLWLQIQADVFNKKVSTIENDQEPGLGAAMIAAVGVKWFSNLEDCADHYVKKGKSYWPIPENVEKYQKLYQIYSQVYGQTKEMNHELIDFRNND; encoded by the coding sequence ATGAGTTATGTAATGGGAATCGACCTCGGAACTGGATCGGTCAAGGTTTCGGTCATGGATAAAGCAGGAAAGACCGTTGCCCAAGAAAGTTCCAATCTCACCTTGGTACAAGAACAACCAGGTTACAGCGAACAAAATCCTGAGGATTGGGTAACTGCAACTACGGTTGCAATTGTCAATCTTGCGTTAAAGGATCACGTCAACTTGCAAGATGTTGAAGGTGTCAGCTATTCCGGACAGATGCATGGTCTAGTTCTTTTGGGAGCGGATCAACAAGTGTTACGCCCAGCAATTTTATGGGATGACACCCGCACAACAGAACAATGTAAAGAAATAATGGATATTTGCGGTCAAGATTTTGTTAAGATCACGAAGAACTTGCCACTTGAAGGTTTCACATTACCAAAAATTTTGTGGGTCAAAGAAAATGAACCTCAATTATTTGCCCAAGCCAAAACATTTTTATTGCCAAAGGATTATTTACGCTATCGAATGACTGGCGATTTAAGCATGGAATATTCTGATGCAGCTGGAACAGTCTTACTAGATGTAGTGAATAAGACTTGGAGTAAAGAAGTTTGCGATAAACTCGGTTTGGATATTGGCCTTTGTCCAAAATTGGTCAGTTCGCTTGATCAAGTTGGAACGATCAGCGAACATTATGCACAATATTCAGGGATGTCGACTAGTACGAAAGTATTTGCTGGTGCTGCAGATAATGCCGCAGGTGCAATTGGAAGCGACATTATGGATCCCAACAAGGTCTTGATCTCGACTGGTACTTCCGGAGTAGTTTTAAGATATGAAGATAAACCCAATGACTATCAAGGTCAACTGCACTTTTTCAATCACGCAATTCCTGATAAATTTTATTCAATGGGAGTTACATTAGCCGCAGGACACAGTTTAAAGTGGCTGTATCAAACATTTGGCGGTGAGGAAGATTCACTGGATGCATTTGTTAAAACAGCCAATGATGCTCCTGTTGGTGCCCACGGCTTGATTTTTACGCCATACATTGTTGGTGAAAGAACTCCATATGCAGACAGTAAAATTCGTGGTAGTTTTATTGGAGTTTCAAGTATCAACACAAAGGCTGACTTTGTTCGTTCAGTCTTAGAAGGCGTGATCTTCTCTTACCAAGATCTGTTGAACATCTACCATGAGCATGGTCAACACTTTGATACTGTTTATTCAATTGGCGGCGGTGCAAAGAGTCCGTTGTGGCTCCAGATCCAAGCTGATGTTTTCAATAAGAAGGTGTCAACCATCGAAAATGATCAAGAACCAGGCCTTGGTGCAGCCATGATTGCCGCAGTTGGGGTAAAATGGTTTAGTAACCTTGAAGACTGTGCTGATCATTATGTTAAAAAGGGTAAGAGCTATTGGCCAATCCCTGAAAATGTTGAGAAATATCAAAAGCTCTACCAGATATATTCTCAAGTTTATGGTCAGACAAAAGAAATGAATCATGAATTAATTGATTTTAGAAATAACGATTAG
- a CDS encoding ArgE/DapE family deacylase, with product MEQAEKLNILSKFISIKTVNDNEKDLAYFIKDLFDEHEIFSEILPLEGNRANLVAEIGDGDKILAFSGHMDTVMAGDGWDHSPFKMTEDGNELYGRGTTDMKAGLAAMVIAMIELKQSKVKLNGKLRLLVTAGEEVSEYGAEKLTDDGYMDDVSGLVIGEPSAYNLGYTHMGSLDIRISSKGKAAHASLPSQGFNAIVPLLDFLSKAKKSFDNIEVSDPVLGPFIYNIDTIAGGTQVNAIPSDAVVEINFRTIPQFNNDQVIAEVRKLVDEVNEDEKVQLTTEIILDLPVVQAGKNSSLINLVANIESKYFGNKVVKIGIPGTTDAAKFLKNKPADFPLVITGPGNLTMHMANESVPKDMYFDFVDIYKKIATDYLY from the coding sequence ATGGAACAAGCTGAAAAATTGAACATTTTATCAAAATTCATTTCAATCAAAACTGTTAATGACAATGAAAAAGATTTAGCATACTTTATTAAGGATTTATTTGATGAGCACGAAATTTTTAGTGAAATTTTGCCATTGGAAGGAAATCGAGCCAATTTAGTAGCTGAAATCGGCGATGGCGATAAGATCTTGGCATTTTCTGGACACATGGATACGGTCATGGCAGGAGATGGCTGGGATCATTCTCCTTTCAAAATGACTGAAGACGGAAACGAACTATACGGTCGTGGAACGACTGATATGAAGGCTGGCTTAGCAGCTATGGTCATCGCCATGATCGAGTTAAAGCAAAGCAAAGTAAAACTCAACGGTAAATTACGCCTATTAGTCACTGCTGGTGAAGAAGTATCTGAATATGGAGCTGAAAAGCTGACTGACGATGGATACATGGATGATGTTTCAGGATTAGTTATTGGAGAACCTTCGGCATATAATTTAGGTTATACTCATATGGGTTCTTTAGACATTCGCATTTCATCAAAGGGTAAAGCTGCACACGCGTCATTACCAAGCCAAGGATTTAATGCAATCGTTCCTTTACTGGATTTCTTGTCCAAAGCTAAGAAATCCTTTGACAATATTGAAGTTTCTGATCCAGTTCTGGGACCATTTATATACAATATCGATACAATTGCTGGAGGGACGCAAGTTAATGCCATCCCTAGCGATGCAGTAGTCGAGATCAATTTTCGGACTATTCCCCAATTCAATAACGATCAAGTTATTGCTGAGGTTCGAAAGTTGGTCGATGAAGTTAATGAAGATGAAAAAGTTCAGTTAACGACTGAGATCATTTTGGATCTGCCAGTGGTTCAAGCGGGGAAGAACAGTTCGTTGATCAATTTAGTCGCAAATATCGAATCCAAATATTTTGGCAATAAAGTCGTTAAGATCGGAATTCCTGGTACCACAGATGCTGCCAAATTTTTAAAGAATAAACCAGCTGATTTTCCGTTAGTCATCACCGGTCCTGGAAATTTGACGATGCATATGGCAAATGAGTCAGTTCCAAAAGACATGTATTTTGATTTTGTGGACATTTATAAAAAAATTGCTACAGACTATCTCTACTAA
- a CDS encoding isochorismate synthase, whose amino-acid sequence MLYVRQLKEKPSQTRIDQLINVALQQEIFAYFESNDTKTKWIGVGSTSRIYPDKSNDRIQEVDDWYQKLKKQFPSKIDLNDIAILGGFSFDQRSAHGMWGPWSSGIFILPRIIIKITDQSITITEIKAHQFSEQSLADTLDEMVLMTHNKQDLIDFSIEDLDENWDQQVDDLAMTIRKSNILKKVVLGRYKQGRIDGGFDSVAAISALRKFDQTTYHFIIKIKDQTFISATPERLFMLNGNDFSTAAVAGTIGRGQNKLADNKLALQLFNDAKNRSEHQIVVQEITERMKNFTSDMSFDKTPMIIKNLTVQHLYTPITAKIDDQTNVFQLLKYMHPTPALGGLPTNDAIKIIQEMEARARVLFGAPIGYITFSGDSEMIVGIRSMYLRLDQFLMFAGAGIMPDSVGTEEFKETELKFKPMIKLLEYLKGQTNE is encoded by the coding sequence ATGTTATATGTTCGTCAGTTAAAAGAGAAGCCAAGTCAAACTAGAATAGACCAGTTGATCAATGTTGCTTTGCAGCAAGAGATTTTTGCGTACTTTGAATCTAACGACACAAAAACAAAATGGATCGGCGTTGGCAGTACTAGTCGGATCTATCCTGATAAAAGCAATGATCGAATTCAAGAAGTTGACGATTGGTATCAAAAGTTAAAAAAACAATTTCCATCAAAAATTGACTTAAACGATATTGCTATTTTAGGCGGATTTTCATTTGATCAACGAAGTGCGCACGGAATGTGGGGACCATGGTCTTCAGGCATCTTTATATTGCCACGGATCATCATCAAAATTACTGATCAAAGTATCACTATCACGGAAATAAAAGCACATCAATTTTCTGAGCAATCGTTAGCTGATACTTTGGATGAAATGGTGCTTATGACACATAATAAGCAGGATCTTATTGACTTTTCGATTGAAGATCTGGATGAAAATTGGGATCAGCAGGTTGATGATTTAGCCATGACGATCAGAAAGTCTAATATCCTAAAAAAAGTAGTTTTAGGGAGATACAAACAAGGACGGATCGATGGCGGTTTTGATTCTGTTGCTGCAATTTCTGCCTTACGAAAATTTGATCAAACGACTTATCACTTCATTATCAAGATAAAGGATCAAACCTTTATCAGTGCGACACCAGAACGATTATTTATGTTAAACGGCAACGATTTTTCTACTGCAGCTGTTGCCGGAACTATTGGCCGAGGGCAAAATAAACTTGCTGATAACAAGTTGGCCTTGCAGCTGTTTAACGATGCGAAAAACCGTTCTGAACATCAGATCGTGGTTCAAGAGATAACTGAACGAATGAAGAATTTTACGTCGGACATGTCATTTGATAAAACGCCAATGATTATTAAGAATTTAACTGTTCAACACTTATATACGCCAATTACAGCAAAAATTGATGACCAAACGAATGTTTTTCAGCTATTGAAGTATATGCATCCAACACCTGCTTTAGGTGGTTTGCCAACTAATGATGCAATTAAGATCATTCAAGAGATGGAAGCACGTGCACGGGTATTGTTTGGTGCTCCGATCGGATACATTACCTTTTCTGGCGATTCAGAAATGATTGTTGGGATTCGTTCGATGTATTTGCGGCTTGACCAATTCTTGATGTTTGCAGGTGCTGGTATTATGCCAGATTCTGTTGGAACGGAAGAATTTAAAGAAACTGAACTCAAATTCAAACCGATGATCAAATTGCTAGAATACTTGAAGGGACAAACTAATGAATAA
- the menD gene encoding 2-succinyl-5-enolpyruvyl-6-hydroxy-3-cyclohexene-1-carboxylic-acid synthase, with protein MNNMTSNLKILLLSLISQNVHDFVISPGSRSTPVVLLLAEIAKDRPEIRLFIDVDERSASFFAIGLSKKSHQPTAIICTSGTAATEYSSAVAEANLSNIPLVVITTDRPVELTNIGAPQAIDQDQLYGNNTKSFVEINVQDPAASLPDYISYESQRIVKLADRVPKGPVQINLPLRKPLMPEFNTEDPKISVLTNDFQTKTRVEKITQLLTHKKVLMIAGPETENYHTKLMELSDQKSIPLISDILSNTRLEKSVTLNNFDLIMKTASKKLLDSIKPDVILKFGGTLVSASISNWLSKNRGNIEVIDLTNKNLADHTLSSTEDIAISENDLIEQLLTENFSTDANYFDLLTSLNYLIAEVESKHLTEFSEMSIPRLIDETAPENSNIFLSNSMPVRDFENFYQGKLQRYLYCDRGANGIDGVVSSALGMAFGHKNNFLMIGDLALFHDMNGLMMAKRYQIPMTIVVTNNNGGGIFSFLPQSKADDYFEELFGTPQDLKIDKIAELYDFNYSLANDYDSLTQALQNSQHQQIIEVTSNRAQNVQQHQGIENSIQEALEKYVNNNN; from the coding sequence ATGAATAATATGACCAGCAATTTAAAAATTTTATTACTGTCGCTAATTTCGCAAAACGTTCATGATTTCGTGATCTCACCGGGTTCTAGATCAACTCCGGTAGTTTTGCTTTTGGCTGAGATTGCAAAAGATAGACCAGAGATCAGGCTATTCATTGATGTTGATGAACGCAGTGCTAGTTTTTTTGCAATTGGCTTATCCAAAAAGTCGCACCAACCTACGGCAATCATTTGTACTTCAGGTACAGCAGCGACTGAGTATAGTTCGGCTGTTGCTGAGGCTAACTTGTCTAATATCCCACTGGTTGTGATCACCACTGATCGACCAGTTGAGTTGACGAATATTGGTGCCCCTCAAGCAATTGATCAGGACCAGCTTTATGGAAATAATACTAAGTCGTTTGTTGAGATCAACGTTCAAGATCCAGCTGCTAGCTTGCCAGACTACATTAGTTATGAAAGCCAAAGAATTGTCAAATTAGCTGATCGGGTTCCGAAGGGGCCAGTCCAAATCAACTTGCCTTTGAGAAAACCTTTGATGCCAGAGTTTAATACGGAAGATCCCAAGATCAGCGTTTTGACCAATGATTTCCAAACAAAGACACGTGTCGAAAAAATCACACAATTGCTTACTCATAAAAAAGTCTTGATGATCGCTGGTCCAGAGACTGAAAATTATCATACTAAACTTATGGAATTAAGCGACCAGAAGTCGATTCCACTTATTTCAGACATTTTGTCGAATACACGCCTCGAAAAGTCCGTTACGCTGAATAACTTTGATCTGATCATGAAGACTGCTTCTAAGAAGCTTTTAGATAGTATTAAGCCTGATGTGATTCTCAAATTTGGCGGGACGTTAGTCTCGGCCTCGATTTCAAATTGGTTGTCGAAAAATCGTGGAAATATTGAAGTTATTGATCTGACCAATAAAAATTTAGCGGACCATACTTTGAGTTCGACTGAAGATATAGCTATTTCTGAAAACGACTTAATCGAACAGCTGTTGACCGAAAATTTTTCTACTGATGCTAATTACTTTGACCTACTTACATCACTCAATTATTTAATAGCTGAAGTTGAATCGAAGCATCTGACTGAGTTTTCAGAGATGTCAATTCCAAGGTTAATTGATGAAACGGCGCCAGAAAACTCAAATATATTCTTAAGCAACAGTATGCCGGTCAGAGATTTTGAAAATTTTTATCAAGGAAAACTTCAACGTTATTTGTATTGCGACCGAGGTGCTAATGGAATCGATGGTGTGGTATCAAGTGCTCTTGGTATGGCATTTGGTCATAAAAACAACTTTTTAATGATCGGGGATCTAGCATTATTCCACGACATGAATGGATTGATGATGGCCAAACGCTATCAGATTCCGATGACGATCGTAGTGACGAATAATAATGGTGGTGGAATCTTTTCATTCTTGCCACAGTCAAAAGCCGATGATTATTTTGAAGAGTTATTTGGAACACCTCAAGATTTGAAAATTGACAAAATCGCAGAGCTATATGACTTCAATTATAGTTTGGCCAATGATTACGATTCTTTAACACAAGCTTTGCAAAATAGCCAACATCAGCAAATAATCGAGGTCACTAGCAATCGTGCTCAAAATGTTCAACAACATCAAGGGATTGAAAATTCAATCCAAGAGGCGTTAGAAAAATATGTCAACAATAACAATTGA
- the pyrE gene encoding orotate phosphoribosyltransferase, whose amino-acid sequence MENKQVAENIASQLLKIKAVKLSPKEPFTWISGIKSPIYTDNRMTIAYPEFRQQIAQDLADLIQKNYPDANVISGVSTAGIPHATGVANILGLPMNYVRSKPKDHGTKSQIEGRIQPGDKVVVIDDLISTAGSILEAVDVVRAEGAEVVGTAAIFTYNLPEADKNVEAHKTTLKTLTNYPVMIEQAQKLGYVEAEDMDLLHQWYKDPESWCK is encoded by the coding sequence ATGGAAAATAAGCAAGTTGCTGAAAATATTGCAAGTCAATTATTAAAAATCAAGGCAGTTAAGCTAAGTCCAAAAGAACCTTTTACATGGATCAGTGGTATTAAATCACCAATTTACACCGATAATCGAATGACAATCGCATATCCAGAATTCAGACAACAAATTGCCCAAGATTTAGCTGATTTGATTCAAAAAAATTATCCTGATGCCAATGTTATCAGTGGAGTTTCTACAGCTGGTATTCCACATGCGACCGGAGTAGCTAATATTTTAGGACTTCCAATGAACTATGTACGTTCAAAGCCAAAAGATCATGGTACAAAAAGTCAAATTGAAGGCCGAATTCAACCAGGCGATAAAGTAGTTGTGATCGATGATTTGATTTCAACTGCTGGAAGTATTTTAGAGGCTGTTGACGTTGTTCGAGCAGAAGGTGCTGAAGTAGTCGGAACTGCCGCAATCTTCACTTATAATTTGCCTGAAGCAGACAAAAATGTTGAAGCTCACAAAACTACTTTAAAGACTTTGACTAACTATCCAGTCATGATCGAACAGGCCCAAAAATTAGGCTACGTTGAAGCTGAGGATATGGATTTACTACACCAGTGGTATAAGGATCCAGAAAGCTGGTGCAAATAA
- a CDS encoding quinone-dependent dihydroorotate dehydrogenase translates to MDWYHMLRPMIFAVDPEMDHHIVADGLRIFNRNPQLLQKMFYAKKRANLKTVVKGVTFDSPIGIAAGFDKNGQFYNSLGALGAGFVEVGSVTKNPQAGNPKKRIFRLPEDQAIINRMGLNNTGLDAVKKRLESGMRSTKIGLSLAPSHGLNTDQMINELIDDVRKAHDSADYIALNLSCPNQVGVMSLQKPETLIELLTKIGDLMIDEPIFCKFSSDLTSEELIDILNQTGTLMDGVILSNTSLSRDDLKSTNQTEKGGLSGKPLFEKSLALTKAIHNKFGSELPIMFSGGVFDYQDAQKALDAGASLVQVYTGFIYNGPTQIEQINRQLSEAKIIHNLS, encoded by the coding sequence ATGGATTGGTACCACATGCTCAGACCCATGATCTTTGCGGTTGACCCTGAGATGGATCATCATATCGTAGCAGATGGATTGCGGATTTTTAATCGCAATCCGCAATTGCTCCAAAAGATGTTTTATGCTAAAAAACGAGCCAATTTAAAAACGGTTGTTAAAGGTGTTACGTTTGATTCTCCAATCGGCATTGCCGCTGGTTTTGATAAAAACGGCCAATTTTATAATAGTTTAGGTGCTTTGGGTGCCGGTTTCGTTGAAGTGGGTTCAGTTACTAAAAATCCACAAGCTGGGAATCCGAAAAAGAGAATTTTCCGTTTGCCAGAAGACCAAGCTATCATCAATCGGATGGGTTTGAATAACACTGGTCTTGATGCGGTTAAAAAGCGTTTGGAATCAGGTATGCGTTCGACAAAAATTGGCTTAAGCCTGGCACCATCTCATGGTTTAAATACTGATCAAATGATAAACGAGTTGATCGATGATGTTCGAAAAGCTCATGATTCAGCTGACTATATTGCACTCAATTTAAGTTGCCCTAATCAAGTTGGTGTCATGTCGTTGCAAAAACCAGAAACTTTGATTGAATTACTGACAAAGATTGGCGACTTAATGATCGATGAACCAATTTTTTGCAAATTTAGCAGTGATTTGACCTCTGAAGAACTAATCGATATTTTGAATCAAACTGGGACATTGATGGACGGCGTGATTTTATCGAATACTAGTTTATCGAGGGATGATCTTAAATCCACTAACCAAACTGAAAAGGGTGGTTTAAGTGGTAAACCACTATTTGAAAAATCATTGGCGTTAACCAAAGCAATTCATAACAAATTTGGATCAGAATTGCCTATCATGTTCTCGGGTGGCGTATTTGATTACCAAGATGCTCAAAAGGCTTTGGATGCTGGAGCTAGCTTGGTGCAAGTTTATACTGGGTTCATTTATAACGGACCAACACAGATCGAACAGATCAATCGCCAACTATCAGAAGCCAAAATTATTCATAATTTGTCATAA
- a CDS encoding acyl-CoA thioesterase, with product MKEITCKQTRATREQLVFDSDLNDKGTFFGGTTLSLLDENAGLAAFKFTNVKFATANYDHMNFWNPITTQDSIKIVSYVTGANNRAIEVFTKISAIDLKTQASKIAFSSFCTLVTLKQYGDVKFPTLVPESEEERYLVAGYADRLNARKANFSNEKELLGHLTD from the coding sequence ATGAAAGAAATCACGTGCAAACAAACTCGAGCAACTAGGGAACAATTAGTTTTTGATTCAGACTTAAATGACAAGGGAACTTTTTTTGGTGGAACGACCTTAAGTTTGTTGGATGAGAATGCCGGATTAGCGGCTTTTAAATTCACTAACGTAAAATTTGCAACTGCCAATTACGATCATATGAATTTTTGGAATCCCATTACGACACAAGATTCGATCAAGATCGTCTCGTACGTGACAGGTGCCAATAACCGGGCAATCGAGGTTTTTACAAAGATTTCTGCGATTGACTTGAAGACGCAAGCGTCTAAAATCGCATTTAGTAGCTTTTGTACGCTGGTTACCTTGAAACAGTACGGCGATGTCAAATTTCCAACACTAGTTCCTGAATCTGAGGAAGAACGATACCTCGTGGCAGGATATGCGGACCGTTTGAATGCACGCAAAGCTAATTTTTCAAACGAGAAAGAATTGTTGGGTCATTTAACTGATTAG
- a CDS encoding YfcC family protein, with product MLNLNKRLRMPSAFTILFLLIILVAILTWIVPAGQYETTKAGNIIAGTYQSRSSTPQGLWNIFEAPINGMVGTKTTEGAISVSLFIMVIGGFLGVTTKTRMLDDGIGSVVKKYAGREKILIPFLMILFAIGGSTFGMGEETIAFVPILVPIMVRVGYDSITAISISLIGSQVGCMASTVNPFATGVASETIHISPGEGIIPRLIFLVLTVIIAIIYVMHYAIKVKEDPSKSVVFERRQHDLKEFANSDHEIVESLSKRQKRVLVAFLLIFVVMICSLVPWTSLNKNFTFFVDFTHWITNVPFLGAFIGKSLVPLGNWYFTEITTLFLIGSVLIMYIFHMSETDFINSFMGGMSDLLNVAIIVAVARGIQVVMNDGNITATVLHAGETGLHGLSSSLFIVLTYIFYIPMSFLIPSSSGLAAATMGIMGPLGRFSGVSGSLVVTAYQSASGFVNLITPTSAIVMGSLAVAHINIVTWIKYVSKLMLILFVFTIIFLVICSIFKF from the coding sequence ATGCTTAATTTAAATAAGAGATTACGGATGCCATCAGCATTTACCATTCTGTTTTTGCTGATCATCCTTGTCGCGATACTGACCTGGATCGTTCCCGCAGGTCAATATGAAACTACTAAAGCGGGTAACATTATTGCTGGGACTTATCAAAGTAGATCTAGTACTCCGCAGGGATTATGGAATATATTTGAAGCACCAATCAATGGTATGGTTGGTACAAAAACGACTGAGGGAGCAATTTCGGTATCTTTGTTCATCATGGTTATTGGTGGATTTTTAGGTGTTACAACGAAAACTAGAATGCTGGATGACGGCATTGGTTCAGTTGTAAAAAAATATGCCGGCCGTGAAAAAATCTTGATACCATTTCTCATGATTTTATTTGCTATTGGTGGATCAACTTTTGGTATGGGTGAAGAAACAATTGCCTTTGTGCCAATCTTAGTTCCAATCATGGTGCGAGTTGGGTACGATAGTATTACCGCCATTTCGATATCGTTGATTGGTTCGCAAGTTGGTTGTATGGCATCGACAGTCAATCCCTTTGCAACTGGTGTTGCATCAGAAACAATCCACATTTCGCCTGGTGAGGGTATTATTCCTCGTTTGATCTTTTTAGTATTAACAGTAATTATTGCAATTATTTATGTTATGCATTATGCCATTAAGGTTAAGGAAGACCCATCAAAATCAGTCGTATTCGAACGTCGTCAACATGACCTTAAGGAATTTGCCAATTCAGATCATGAAATTGTTGAATCGTTGTCGAAGCGCCAAAAACGTGTCTTAGTCGCATTTCTATTGATCTTCGTCGTAATGATCTGTAGTTTGGTGCCATGGACTAGTTTGAATAAGAATTTTACATTCTTCGTTGATTTTACTCATTGGATCACTAATGTACCATTCTTAGGGGCTTTCATTGGTAAGAGTTTAGTTCCACTAGGAAACTGGTACTTTACCGAGATCACCACGTTGTTCTTAATTGGTTCGGTTTTGATCATGTATATTTTCCACATGAGTGAAACTGATTTTATCAATAGTTTCATGGGTGGCATGAGCGACTTATTGAATGTTGCAATCATTGTCGCTGTGGCACGTGGTATTCAAGTAGTGATGAATGACGGAAATATTACGGCAACAGTTTTACATGCAGGTGAAACTGGACTGCACGGGTTATCATCATCCTTGTTTATCGTTTTGACATACATTTTCTATATTCCAATGTCATTTTTAATTCCATCTAGTTCCGGATTGGCTGCCGCTACAATGGGCATTATGGGCCCTCTAGGACGTTTTTCAGGCGTCAGTGGTTCATTGGTAGTTACGGCTTATCAATCGGCTTCAGGGTTCGTGAACTTGATTACGCCAACATCGGCTATTGTCATGGGATCATTAGCAGTTGCACATATTAATATTGTGACTTGGATCAAATATGTATCTAAATTGATGTTGATACTGTTTGTTTTCACAATTATATTCTTAGTAATTTGTTCGATTTTTAAATTCTAA